Proteins encoded in a region of the Leptolyngbya subtilissima AS-A7 genome:
- a CDS encoding FKBP-type peptidyl-prolyl cis-trans isomerase, with protein sequence MREILISLGVLAACCVVLLVAQFTSPQPEAMAASLDNLQVAEEVIAAPVAQLAQAAADLVPADEDASTMMPEENLVTTDSGLQYVDVVEGTGAMPQPGQRVTVHYTGTLENGTKFDSSRDRGRPFTFQIGVGQVIKGWDEGVGTMRVGGQRKLVIPSELGYGSRGAGGVIPPNATLLFDVELLRIG encoded by the coding sequence GTGCGAGAAATTTTGATTAGCCTGGGAGTTTTGGCAGCCTGCTGCGTAGTGCTGCTGGTAGCTCAATTTACCAGCCCCCAACCCGAGGCCATGGCCGCAAGTTTAGACAATCTCCAGGTTGCCGAAGAGGTCATAGCTGCGCCCGTTGCTCAACTTGCCCAGGCTGCTGCTGACCTAGTTCCCGCCGATGAGGATGCCTCGACCATGATGCCCGAAGAGAATTTGGTGACCACCGACTCTGGCCTACAGTACGTTGACGTTGTTGAAGGTACAGGGGCCATGCCTCAGCCGGGGCAGCGGGTTACGGTGCACTACACCGGCACCCTTGAAAACGGAACTAAATTTGACAGTTCCCGCGATCGCGGTCGCCCCTTCACCTTTCAAATTGGGGTGGGCCAGGTGATCAAAGGCTGGGATGAAGGAGTTGGCACCATGCGGGTAGGTGGTCAGCGTAAGCTGGTAATTCCCTCGGAACTGGGTTATGGCAGCCGTGGCGCTGGGGGTGTGATTCCCCCCAACGCCACCCTGCTCTTTGATGTGGAACTGCTGCGTATCGGTTAA
- a CDS encoding SRPBCC family protein yields MFSVGRFPRPFLTLLHLIHRWVQVQQQLEKSYLIVSTASVETLWQTIMNLADVSWHPLLTSTNAPQGLKPKPGLIYRAFTRIYPIPVKIFVERVQPHELMSVRVLPIPGLEERVTYHLKSTVRGTQISYSVTLRGWLSPLAWSLLRPYAAKVASALAEAAEHPNLLNGPNSRFQVW; encoded by the coding sequence ATGTTTAGCGTCGGGCGTTTTCCCCGCCCGTTTTTGACCCTCTTGCACCTGATTCACCGCTGGGTGCAGGTGCAGCAGCAGCTTGAAAAGTCTTATCTAATCGTGAGCACCGCCTCGGTCGAAACCCTCTGGCAGACGATCATGAACCTGGCTGATGTCTCCTGGCATCCGTTGTTGACCAGCACCAACGCGCCCCAGGGGCTAAAACCTAAGCCGGGGCTAATCTACCGAGCATTCACCAGAATTTATCCCATTCCCGTCAAGATTTTTGTAGAACGGGTGCAGCCCCATGAGTTGATGAGCGTACGGGTACTTCCCATTCCTGGTCTGGAAGAGCGGGTCACCTACCACCTCAAATCCACCGTGCGGGGCACTCAAATTTCTTATTCAGTCACCCTACGGGGGTGGCTGTCGCCCCTGGCCTGGTCGCTGCTGCGCCCCTACGCCGCCAAGGTGGCCTCGGCCTTGGCCGAAGCCGCTGAGCACCCCAATCTGCTCAACGGCCCCAACTCTCGCTTTCAAGTTTGGTAG
- a CDS encoding winged helix-turn-helix domain-containing protein: MQKISPGRSSLSTVQERILIIDDEDLIRETVALALTEQGYQVVTAESGHRALELMFPAAGDNFAGLDIDLAIVDLMLPGVNGLDICRMMRHHNLDMPILILSAKGTEMDRVVGLEVGADDYLPKPFGMRELIARCRALLRRYQWSATQPDKAILTYRDIVLHATEFRVLVAGQEVNLSPKEFRILELFMQSPNRVWSREELIQTVWGADFVGDRKTVDVHIRWLREKIEHDPAHPQYVTTLRGFGYRFG, translated from the coding sequence GTGCAAAAAATTTCTCCCGGTCGATCGTCGTTGTCGACAGTGCAAGAGCGTATTTTAATCATTGACGACGAAGACCTAATTCGCGAAACCGTAGCTCTGGCGCTGACGGAGCAGGGCTATCAAGTGGTCACTGCCGAGTCAGGCCATCGCGCCCTGGAGCTGATGTTTCCAGCGGCTGGGGATAATTTTGCCGGCTTGGACATTGATTTAGCCATTGTTGACCTCATGCTGCCCGGCGTTAACGGGCTCGACATCTGTCGGATGATGCGCCACCACAATCTGGACATGCCGATTCTGATTTTGAGCGCTAAGGGAACTGAGATGGATCGGGTAGTGGGTTTGGAGGTGGGCGCCGACGACTACTTGCCCAAGCCCTTTGGCATGCGCGAACTGATTGCTCGCTGTCGTGCCCTACTGCGGCGATACCAGTGGTCAGCGACGCAGCCCGATAAAGCCATTCTGACCTACCGCGACATCGTGCTCCACGCCACAGAGTTTAGGGTGCTGGTGGCGGGGCAAGAGGTGAATCTATCGCCTAAGGAGTTTCGCATTCTGGAACTGTTTATGCAGAGCCCTAACCGGGTTTGGTCGCGGGAAGAGCTGATTCAGACGGTGTGGGGAGCCGATTTTGTGGGCGATCGCAAAACCGTAGACGTGCACATTCGCTGGCTGCGCGAAAAGATTGAGCACGACCCAGCCCACCCGCAGTACGTGACGACGCTGCGAGGATTTGGGTATCGGTTTGGGTAA
- the cobD gene encoding threonine-phosphate decarboxylase CobD, whose translation MTFIPSAPTASIRPVHGGNLVWAAAIANCSPDSLIDFSASINPLGPPESVVLAMAEALGQLRHYPDPDYVDLRRALANYHQVPVDWVLPGNGAAELLTWAARDLAEGPAPVGCYLLTPAFGDYGRALAAFRVPIQPWPLSLEEIAEDGTSQNAISWPDAEVAGILINNPHNPTSRLFSIDSLKPLLDRAGTVIVDEAFMDFVPPQQQQSLVGELDRYPNLVVLRSLTKFYTLPGLRIGYALGHPDRLRRWQRWRDPWPVNALAAAAAIAAVQDKSFQTRTWDWLPPVRTALFKELQAIPKLRPLSGAANFLLVRTTIPAPILQEKLLRSHHVLIRDCLSFPELGADYFRVAVRTADENERLLTALGQAVAV comes from the coding sequence TTGACTTTCATCCCGTCTGCTCCCACAGCTTCAATTCGACCCGTTCACGGGGGAAACCTGGTCTGGGCGGCTGCGATCGCCAACTGTTCCCCCGATTCTCTTATAGATTTTTCGGCCAGCATCAACCCCCTAGGGCCGCCCGAGTCGGTAGTTCTAGCTATGGCCGAGGCCCTGGGGCAGCTGCGCCACTATCCCGACCCTGACTATGTTGACCTACGCCGCGCCCTGGCCAACTACCACCAGGTGCCTGTCGACTGGGTGCTGCCGGGTAACGGTGCGGCTGAACTGCTCACCTGGGCCGCTCGAGATCTGGCTGAGGGGCCTGCCCCTGTGGGCTGCTACTTGTTGACTCCGGCCTTTGGCGACTATGGACGTGCCTTAGCCGCCTTTCGGGTTCCTATTCAGCCCTGGCCGCTTTCTCTAGAAGAGATTGCGGAGGACGGTACCTCTCAAAATGCTATCTCCTGGCCCGATGCCGAGGTAGCCGGCATCTTAATCAACAATCCCCACAACCCCACTAGCCGTTTATTTAGCATAGATAGCCTCAAGCCTCTGCTCGATCGCGCTGGCACCGTGATTGTGGATGAAGCCTTTATGGATTTTGTGCCGCCACAGCAGCAGCAGTCGTTGGTCGGTGAACTTGATCGCTACCCGAATCTGGTGGTGCTGCGATCGCTGACCAAGTTTTATACCCTGCCGGGTCTGCGCATTGGCTACGCCCTGGGCCACCCCGACCGCCTGCGCCGCTGGCAGCGCTGGCGCGACCCCTGGCCGGTGAATGCCCTGGCGGCGGCGGCGGCGATCGCAGCGGTGCAGGATAAGTCCTTTCAAACCCGCACTTGGGATTGGTTGCCCCCCGTTCGTACCGCACTGTTCAAAGAATTGCAGGCTATTCCTAAGCTGCGGCCTTTGTCAGGAGCGGCCAACTTCCTATTGGTTAGAACCACGATTCCTGCCCCGATACTGCAAGAAAAACTTCTGCGCAGCCATCACGTGCTGATTCGCGACTGTTTGAGTTTCCCTGAGCTGGGGGCAGACTACTTTCGGGTGGCGGTGCGCACCGCTGATGAAAATGAGCGCTTGCTAACAGCCCTGGGCCAGGCTGTGGCTGTATGA
- the hemF gene encoding oxygen-dependent coproporphyrinogen oxidase produces MTTTPVSKPAAANTAPPTDSRDRVSAMLKQLQDSICQKLEALDGGAQFQQDAWERPEGGGGRSRVIKQGNIFEQGGVNFSEVWGDHLPPSILVQRPEAAGHRFYATGTSMVLHPRNPLIPTVHLNYRYFEAGPVWWFGGGIDLTPYYPFDEDVVHFHQTLKDTCDRHNPNYYKVFKPWCDEYFYLKHRGETRGVGGIFFDYQDGQGMLYRGPDADKAADQTSQGIGELPPRSWDDLFTFARDCGNAFLPAYVPIVERRHTTEYSEHQRQFQLYRRGRYVEFNLVYDRGTIFGLQTNGRTESILMSLPPLVRWEYGYTPEPESPEARLYDVFLKPQDWVNWSGSPAS; encoded by the coding sequence ATGACCACCACCCCTGTATCTAAGCCCGCTGCTGCCAATACCGCACCTCCAACGGATTCTCGCGATCGCGTCAGCGCCATGCTGAAGCAGCTGCAAGACAGCATTTGTCAAAAGCTAGAGGCCCTCGATGGCGGTGCCCAATTTCAGCAAGACGCCTGGGAGCGGCCCGAGGGCGGCGGCGGGCGATCGCGCGTGATCAAGCAGGGCAATATCTTTGAGCAGGGTGGCGTTAACTTTTCTGAAGTGTGGGGCGACCACCTGCCGCCGTCGATTTTGGTGCAGCGCCCCGAGGCGGCAGGCCACCGTTTCTATGCCACTGGCACCTCCATGGTGCTGCACCCCCGCAACCCGCTCATTCCGACGGTGCACCTCAACTATCGCTACTTTGAGGCCGGCCCAGTGTGGTGGTTCGGCGGCGGCATCGACCTCACCCCCTACTACCCCTTCGACGAAGACGTGGTGCACTTTCACCAAACGCTGAAGGATACCTGCGATCGCCACAATCCCAATTACTACAAGGTCTTCAAACCCTGGTGCGACGAGTACTTCTACCTCAAGCACCGCGGCGAGACCCGGGGCGTGGGCGGCATCTTCTTTGACTACCAGGATGGTCAGGGGATGCTCTACCGAGGTCCCGATGCGGACAAAGCCGCCGACCAAACCAGCCAGGGCATTGGCGAGCTTCCCCCCCGCAGCTGGGACGACCTGTTTACCTTTGCCCGCGACTGCGGTAATGCCTTCCTGCCGGCCTACGTACCCATTGTGGAGCGTCGCCATACTACGGAGTACAGCGAGCACCAGCGGCAGTTTCAGCTCTACCGCCGGGGCCGATACGTCGAGTTCAACCTGGTGTATGACCGGGGCACGATCTTTGGTCTGCAAACCAATGGGCGCACCGAGTCGATTCTGATGTCGCTGCCCCCGCTGGTGCGCTGGGAATACGGCTATACCCCCGAGCCTGAGAGCCCTGAAGCTCGGCTATACGACGTATTTCTTAAGCCCCAGGATTGGGTTAACTGGTCGGGTAGCCCTGCTAGCTAG
- the rodA gene encoding rod shape-determining protein RodA, translated as MFLTDAQKQWRSLAVGWQGIDWVLVALPVALTAFGAVVIHSIQRNTVDGNYGLNHGVLGLIGLSIALWVSRSRYEHLLNWQWIIYGIVNLLLVAVMFIGTVGGGAQSWIALGGFYVQPSEFAKLSIIITLAAMLSRRDASTLWGVGSAIAVIVLPWVLVFVQPDLGTSLVFGAITLGMLYWANCNPGWLVLFVSPLVAAIMFHLVLPGWLVWSLAMGLTAWFTLPWRWFSTVVATAVNLIAGKLGDVLWGLLQDYQKDRLVLFLDPHKDPLGGGYHLIQSRIAIGAGKLWGQGLGNGTQTQLNFIPEQHTDFIFSAVGEEWGFVGSMVVILTYWLVCYRLVIIAQNAKDDFGSLLAIGVLSMIVFQVVVNIGMTIGLAPITGIPLPWLSYGRSALLTNFIALGMVESVANFRHRLKFTD; from the coding sequence ATGTTTTTAACCGATGCGCAAAAGCAGTGGCGATCGCTGGCGGTAGGCTGGCAGGGCATCGATTGGGTGCTGGTGGCGCTGCCCGTGGCGCTCACGGCTTTTGGGGCGGTTGTCATTCATAGCATTCAGCGCAACACAGTTGACGGCAACTATGGCTTAAACCATGGCGTGCTGGGCCTGATCGGCTTGAGCATTGCCCTGTGGGTGTCCCGCAGTCGCTACGAGCACCTGCTCAACTGGCAGTGGATTATCTACGGCATCGTCAATCTGCTGCTGGTGGCGGTGATGTTTATCGGCACCGTGGGCGGCGGTGCCCAGAGCTGGATTGCCCTGGGCGGCTTCTACGTGCAGCCTTCAGAGTTTGCCAAGCTGAGCATCATTATTACCCTGGCGGCAATGCTCAGCCGCCGCGACGCCTCCACGCTTTGGGGAGTTGGCAGTGCGATCGCCGTCATTGTGCTGCCGTGGGTACTTGTCTTCGTTCAACCTGACCTAGGGACTTCGCTGGTGTTTGGGGCGATTACCCTAGGCATGCTCTACTGGGCCAACTGCAACCCCGGCTGGTTGGTGCTATTTGTGTCGCCCTTAGTGGCGGCGATTATGTTTCACCTGGTGCTACCTGGCTGGCTGGTGTGGAGTTTGGCTATGGGGCTGACTGCTTGGTTTACGCTGCCCTGGCGCTGGTTTAGCACCGTGGTCGCCACGGCGGTGAACCTGATTGCAGGCAAACTGGGCGACGTGCTGTGGGGCCTGTTGCAGGACTACCAGAAAGATCGTCTGGTGTTATTTCTCGACCCGCACAAAGATCCGCTGGGGGGTGGCTACCACCTGATTCAGTCGCGCATTGCCATTGGGGCGGGTAAGCTCTGGGGCCAGGGTTTGGGCAACGGCACCCAAACTCAGCTCAACTTTATTCCTGAGCAGCACACCGACTTTATCTTTTCGGCGGTGGGCGAAGAGTGGGGTTTTGTGGGGTCGATGGTGGTAATTCTCACCTACTGGCTAGTTTGCTATCGCTTAGTGATTATTGCCCAAAATGCCAAGGATGACTTTGGTTCACTCCTGGCGATTGGGGTGTTATCAATGATTGTGTTCCAGGTGGTGGTCAATATTGGCATGACCATTGGTCTGGCACCGATTACCGGCATTCCGCTGCCCTGGCTGAGCTACGGGCGATCGGCGCTGCTGACAAACTTTATTGCCCTAGGCATGGTTGAGTCAGTGGCAAACTTTCGCCATCGCCTGAAGTTTACAGATTAG
- a CDS encoding peptidoglycan-binding domain-containing protein: MGESLTQQIPGIADAECLALVQEYCRLAVRPSLSDAEGQRLDELLALAEDDGRLDFWINEADHFIDHAIGLGSATRVYASVNENLKARLRELLDLTQTANPGDKALELLEELDESLAEGARQVQQQLAKRGYDPGPVDGVAGPKTQRALRDFQRSKDSSR; the protein is encoded by the coding sequence ATGGGTGAATCGTTAACGCAGCAAATTCCGGGCATTGCCGACGCCGAGTGTTTGGCTCTGGTGCAAGAATACTGTCGATTGGCGGTTCGCCCCAGCCTTAGCGATGCTGAAGGCCAGCGCCTTGATGAGCTGCTTGCCCTAGCTGAAGACGATGGCCGCCTCGACTTTTGGATCAATGAAGCCGACCACTTCATCGACCACGCTATTGGTCTGGGCAGCGCCACGCGGGTCTACGCCTCGGTGAACGAAAATCTCAAGGCGCGGCTGCGCGAACTGCTCGACCTCACCCAGACGGCTAACCCCGGCGATAAAGCCCTAGAGCTGCTTGAAGAGCTAGATGAAAGTCTGGCCGAGGGCGCTCGCCAGGTGCAGCAGCAGCTGGCCAAGCGCGGCTATGACCCTGGCCCGGTAGATGGGGTGGCGGGGCCTAAAACCCAGCGCGCTCTGCGAGACTTCCAGCGGTCTAAAGACTCTAGCCGCTGA
- a CDS encoding arylamine N-acetyltransferase family protein, whose product MAQDSLNNAESATLDLKAYFDRIDCGALGQAFQNGTLAPTLDTLKTIHQGHTSTIAFENLSSFFHQPVSLDLDALQQKLIHDQRGGYCFEQNLLLRSVLVALGFQVTNLAARVRWNLPEDIITPRSHMLLKVDIDETSYIVDVGFGGLTMTKPLMLVPDRPQSTSHEPYRLTVAGQTYCLEAQLNQEWKRLYCFDLQAQQRCDYEVSNWYVSTYPQSLFVNALIAARPGDGCRYALLNNQLTTRYLDGRSEQRLLTTATELHDVLSDQFGLRVPETLDLQQALERFAAS is encoded by the coding sequence ATGGCACAAGATTCCCTCAACAACGCAGAGTCGGCGACTCTCGATCTAAAGGCTTATTTTGATCGCATTGACTGTGGTGCTTTGGGCCAAGCCTTCCAGAATGGAACGCTTGCGCCTACCTTAGATACCCTTAAAACCATTCACCAAGGCCATACCAGCACCATTGCCTTTGAGAATCTCAGCTCATTTTTCCACCAGCCCGTGTCCCTCGACCTGGATGCCCTGCAGCAGAAACTCATCCATGACCAGCGAGGCGGCTACTGTTTTGAGCAAAATCTGCTGCTGCGATCGGTGCTTGTGGCTCTAGGCTTTCAAGTTACAAACTTGGCCGCCCGCGTGCGGTGGAATCTGCCAGAGGACATCATCACGCCCCGCAGCCACATGCTGCTGAAAGTAGATATTGATGAAACTTCGTACATTGTCGACGTAGGTTTTGGCGGTTTAACGATGACAAAACCGCTGATGCTAGTGCCAGATCGGCCGCAATCTACCTCCCATGAACCCTACCGCCTGACGGTAGCTGGACAGACCTACTGCTTAGAAGCACAGCTCAACCAGGAGTGGAAACGGCTGTACTGCTTTGACTTGCAAGCGCAGCAGCGCTGCGACTACGAAGTGAGCAATTGGTACGTATCCACCTATCCTCAATCGCTGTTTGTCAATGCGCTGATTGCGGCTCGACCTGGGGATGGCTGCCGCTATGCCCTGCTCAACAACCAGTTGACCACGCGCTATCTCGACGGCCGCTCTGAGCAGCGTCTGTTGACCACCGCCACCGAATTGCACGACGTGTTGAGCGATCAGTTTGGGCTGCGGGTGCCCGAGACCCTAGATCTACAGCAAGCCCTAGAACGCTTCGCGGCATCCTAG
- a CDS encoding ABC transporter ATP-binding protein, translating to MTTVAPPLLHLSSPPELKVVNMTKRFGSLVALNDVTLTLKPGTFHGLLGENGAGKSTLVKCIMGFYSPTAGQILVNDQVYPIKSPKDAHSCGIGMVYQHFTSVPAMTVAENLVLSRYDRTQVINWNREYAALRTFMERSPFQVDLDTPVGQLAAGQKQKLEILKQLYLQSRILILDEPTSVLTPDEADEVLGLLRQEVQSGHLSVLLITHKFREVLAFTDEVTVLRKGHLAGHGAVADLTVADMARMMLGTERATKSVDKAPIAERHPVLMVHGLGALKDNGLSAFGPLDLTVHSGEIVGIAGVSGNGQRELVEVLAGQRSPTHGHIEVNGDPYRATRSEMFSHGVCTLPEEPLRNACVPGMSVAENMALRTFDRPPQARARLWLMLGAIRKAAEGLIAAFSVKTPSPDTPIQNLSGGNVQRAVLARELSSPDVNLLIAANPCVGLDFQAVDQIHNALVEACNRGVAVLLVSEDLDELLALGDRILVISEGQFVYESPVEQANVADIGHKMAGH from the coding sequence ATGACCACCGTTGCTCCGCCTCTGCTGCACCTTAGTTCACCCCCCGAACTCAAGGTGGTGAACATGACCAAGCGGTTTGGTAGCCTAGTAGCCCTCAACGACGTCACCCTCACCCTCAAACCCGGCACCTTTCACGGGCTACTGGGGGAAAACGGGGCCGGTAAAAGCACCCTGGTGAAGTGCATTATGGGCTTTTACTCACCTACCGCCGGACAAATTCTGGTCAACGATCAGGTTTACCCGATCAAAAGTCCTAAGGATGCCCACAGCTGCGGCATTGGCATGGTGTATCAGCACTTTACCTCGGTGCCCGCCATGACCGTGGCCGAAAACCTGGTGCTCAGCCGCTACGATCGCACCCAAGTAATCAACTGGAATCGTGAGTACGCTGCCCTGCGCACCTTCATGGAGCGATCGCCTTTCCAGGTCGACCTTGACACGCCCGTAGGCCAGCTAGCGGCGGGGCAAAAGCAAAAGCTCGAAATTCTCAAGCAGCTCTACTTGCAAAGCCGCATTCTCATTCTGGACGAGCCCACCTCGGTGCTCACCCCTGACGAGGCCGACGAGGTGCTGGGGCTGCTGCGCCAGGAGGTGCAATCGGGCCACCTCAGCGTGCTGCTGATCACCCACAAGTTCCGCGAAGTGCTGGCCTTTACCGATGAGGTAACGGTGTTGCGCAAAGGCCATTTGGCGGGCCACGGGGCTGTGGCTGACCTGACCGTGGCCGATATGGCCCGGATGATGCTGGGAACCGAGCGGGCTACCAAGTCGGTCGATAAAGCTCCAATCGCAGAGCGCCATCCTGTGCTGATGGTGCATGGCTTGGGGGCGCTCAAAGACAATGGCCTATCCGCCTTTGGCCCCCTCGACCTGACGGTGCACAGCGGCGAAATTGTCGGCATTGCCGGGGTTTCGGGCAACGGCCAGCGGGAGCTGGTGGAGGTGCTGGCAGGGCAGCGATCGCCCACCCATGGCCACATCGAGGTCAACGGTGACCCCTACCGCGCCACCCGGAGCGAAATGTTTAGCCACGGCGTCTGCACTCTGCCCGAGGAGCCCCTGCGCAACGCCTGCGTGCCCGGTATGTCCGTAGCCGAAAACATGGCCCTGCGCACCTTCGATCGCCCTCCCCAAGCCCGCGCTCGCCTGTGGCTAATGCTCGGGGCTATCCGCAAGGCGGCTGAGGGATTAATTGCGGCATTCTCTGTCAAGACCCCCTCCCCCGATACCCCGATTCAAAATCTGTCGGGGGGGAACGTGCAGCGGGCGGTGCTGGCGCGGGAGCTGTCGTCCCCCGACGTCAATCTGCTGATTGCCGCCAACCCCTGCGTCGGCCTCGACTTTCAGGCTGTAGACCAGATCCACAACGCCCTGGTAGAGGCCTGCAACCGTGGGGTAGCGGTGCTGCTGGTGAGCGAGGATCTCGACGAACTGCTGGCCTTAGGCGATCGCATTCTGGTGATTAGCGAAGGGCAGTTTGTCTACGAGAGCCCTGTTGAGCAGGCCAACGTTGCCGACATTGGCCACAAAATGGCTGGTCACTAA
- a CDS encoding HU family DNA-binding protein — protein sequence MNKAELVDKVAEKASAGDKSMTKKDVDSVITATIDAIMEAVATGEKVTLVGFGSFERRERKEREGRNPKTGDTMVIPATKVPAFSAGKLFKEKVAK from the coding sequence ATGAACAAAGCTGAACTCGTTGATAAGGTGGCTGAGAAAGCCTCTGCCGGCGATAAGTCTATGACCAAAAAAGACGTTGACTCGGTGATTACGGCCACCATTGACGCCATTATGGAAGCTGTTGCTACAGGCGAAAAAGTCACCCTGGTAGGGTTTGGCTCCTTTGAGCGCCGCGAACGCAAAGAGCGGGAAGGGCGCAACCCCAAAACCGGCGACACCATGGTCATTCCGGCAACTAAGGTACCTGCATTTTCCGCTGGCAAACTGTTCAAAGAAAAAGTGGCCAAGTAA
- a CDS encoding Mrp/NBP35 family ATP-binding protein has translation MSPTLSEASVLDVLRPVQDPELQKSLVDLNMIRNVAIADGTVSFTLVLTTPACPLREFIVEDCQKAVRSLPGVETVKVDVTAETPQQKALPDRTGIGGVKNIIAVSSGKGGVGKSTVAVNLAVSLAQMGSKVGLIDADIYGPNAPIMMGLTEAQVVVKQGEVLEPAFNHGVKMVSMGFLIDRDQPVIWRGPMLNGIIRQFLYQVEWGELDYLIVDLPPGTGDAQLTLAQAVPMAGAVIVSTPQSVAISDARRGLKMFQQLQVPVLGIVENMSVFIPPDAPDKRYDIFGSGGGELLSKELDLPVLGCIPLEMAVREGGDQGIPIVVQHPESESAKALRAMAQQVAARVSVAALAS, from the coding sequence ATGAGCCCAACCCTCTCCGAAGCTTCTGTTTTAGACGTGCTGCGCCCGGTGCAAGACCCGGAGCTGCAAAAAAGCCTGGTAGATCTCAATATGATCCGCAATGTGGCGATTGCAGACGGCACTGTCAGCTTCACCCTGGTGCTGACTACCCCCGCCTGCCCCCTGCGCGAGTTCATCGTTGAAGACTGTCAGAAAGCCGTGCGATCGCTGCCGGGGGTGGAAACAGTCAAGGTAGACGTCACCGCCGAGACGCCCCAGCAAAAGGCCCTGCCCGATCGCACCGGCATTGGCGGCGTCAAAAATATCATTGCGGTTTCTAGCGGCAAGGGCGGCGTGGGCAAGAGTACCGTAGCTGTGAACTTGGCCGTTTCCCTGGCGCAAATGGGCTCAAAGGTCGGCCTGATCGACGCCGATATCTATGGCCCCAACGCGCCGATCATGATGGGTCTGACCGAGGCTCAGGTGGTGGTCAAGCAGGGAGAAGTGCTAGAGCCCGCCTTCAACCACGGCGTCAAAATGGTGTCGATGGGCTTCTTAATCGATCGCGACCAGCCGGTGATCTGGCGCGGCCCCATGCTCAACGGCATTATTCGCCAGTTTCTCTACCAGGTGGAGTGGGGCGAGTTGGACTATTTAATTGTGGATTTGCCCCCCGGCACGGGCGACGCCCAGCTCACCCTGGCCCAGGCAGTGCCCATGGCCGGAGCGGTGATCGTCTCTACCCCTCAGTCGGTGGCTATTTCTGACGCTCGTCGAGGGCTGAAGATGTTCCAGCAGCTCCAGGTGCCGGTGCTGGGCATTGTCGAAAACATGAGCGTGTTTATTCCCCCCGACGCGCCCGACAAGCGCTACGACATCTTTGGCTCTGGCGGCGGCGAGCTGCTGTCTAAAGAGCTAGACCTGCCGGTGCTGGGCTGCATTCCGCTGGAGATGGCGGTGCGCGAGGGCGGCGACCAGGGCATACCCATTGTGGTGCAGCACCCTGAGTCCGAGAGCGCTAAGGCGCTGCGAGCTATGGCCCAGCAGGTGGCGGCTCGGGTGTCTGTGGCGGCGTTGGCGTCTTAG